From a single Labrenzia sp. PHM005 genomic region:
- a CDS encoding aminotransferase class III-fold pyridoxal phosphate-dependent enzyme codes for MNGFAHAGDANTSLGGVRKILFENYDLQGSINGLPGEHDLNFKIGGIDGKDYLLKLHADDDDDILDMQVAVLEHLNKVDPGLPVSRAIPDLDGNNMSSNTFEGPRKVRLLTWLAGDVWAKAENRGSEAIDTLGALLARLDKSLESFQHPGAQRSYDWDIAQASKHLTYCKFIDDADKRQTVAEILNRFVSDVLPRLQNCPRQVIHNDANDYNVLLDKAGRVSGLLDFGDMVESYRVVEIAVASAYALIGTEDPIGTAARLAKAYHQINPITEDECDLIVDLIKTRYAVSICMAAKQIREAPENHYLLVSQEDVWRELRRVNTENHRLAVLRLRAACGLAPIPKARRIMRWLEENAHTFAPVIRPETPKPKTITFDFTTSAPDASQISAFSGIEFDAYCDDKILEAKADFGIGLYGENRTIYKSDAFETANTSARRSIHLGIDLFTPALEPVYAPLKGTCAFLYDDAVENGFGPTVLLEHKTKTGDVFWTLYGHLSRQSFAKLKTGQKISRGQAFAEIGRREENGSWPPHLHFQLVTDHLGLEARMHGVGVRQQWSVWRDISPDPSVFLGLNVPAATVVARDKDSLIHERHAQLGRALSIAYQDDPLNIVSGDGCYLIDETGKRWLDMVNNVCHVGHCHPRVVKAAQQQIAELNTNSRYLHDNLVEYSNRLASLFPDPLNVCYFVNSGSEANDLAIRIARAHTGNHDLLTVDHAYHGHLSSLIDVSPYKFAGNGGSGRPKHVRVTELPDLYRGRWRYGDMDAGKNYAADVHRQIEGLAAENKNPALFFSEGILGTGGQLTLPDGYLKEAYAHVRAAGGLCLADEVQVGFGRVGSHMWAFEAQDVVPDIVTLGKPIGNGHPMAAVITTPEIAASFANGMEYFNTFGGNPVSAATGLAVLDVIRDERLQDKCLVTGNRLMDGARELAEKHPLIGDVRGMGLFIGIELVKDRKTLEPAAKELAKIIQILKEDHAILLSSEGPFDNVLKIKPPAQFGTAECDHFLNALDDTLGKII; via the coding sequence ATGAACGGCTTTGCCCATGCTGGTGACGCAAACACGTCGCTTGGCGGCGTCCGCAAAATCTTGTTTGAAAACTATGACCTTCAAGGATCTATCAACGGGCTTCCCGGCGAACACGATCTAAATTTCAAAATCGGCGGCATCGACGGCAAGGACTATCTGTTAAAACTTCATGCCGATGACGACGATGACATTCTGGACATGCAAGTTGCCGTATTGGAACACCTGAACAAGGTTGATCCAGGCTTACCGGTTTCAAGGGCCATTCCAGACCTTGACGGCAATAACATGAGTTCAAACACCTTTGAGGGTCCGCGCAAGGTACGGCTTTTGACTTGGCTGGCCGGAGACGTTTGGGCAAAAGCAGAGAACCGCGGCTCCGAGGCTATAGACACCCTCGGCGCGCTACTCGCCCGGCTAGACAAGAGCCTGGAAAGCTTCCAGCACCCAGGCGCTCAAAGGAGCTATGACTGGGATATTGCCCAAGCCTCAAAGCACCTGACTTATTGCAAATTCATCGATGATGCCGACAAGCGCCAAACGGTTGCGGAGATCCTGAACCGATTTGTATCAGATGTCCTGCCCCGGCTACAAAACTGCCCACGCCAAGTCATTCACAACGACGCCAACGACTACAATGTCCTGCTGGATAAAGCCGGTCGGGTCAGCGGTTTGCTCGACTTCGGCGACATGGTGGAAAGCTATCGGGTGGTCGAGATTGCCGTTGCCAGCGCATATGCTCTGATTGGTACGGAAGACCCCATTGGAACAGCCGCTCGGTTGGCAAAAGCTTATCACCAGATCAATCCGATTACCGAAGACGAATGCGACTTGATCGTCGACCTGATCAAGACACGATATGCAGTCTCTATATGCATGGCAGCCAAACAGATCCGGGAGGCGCCGGAAAACCACTATCTGCTGGTCAGTCAGGAAGATGTGTGGCGCGAGCTCCGGCGTGTTAACACCGAAAACCATCGCTTGGCGGTCTTGCGTCTACGTGCAGCTTGCGGGTTGGCCCCTATTCCAAAAGCCCGGCGGATTATGCGCTGGCTTGAAGAAAACGCCCATACGTTTGCGCCTGTAATCCGGCCAGAAACACCTAAACCAAAAACAATCACTTTCGATTTTACCACGTCGGCACCAGATGCATCGCAAATCTCAGCCTTTTCTGGGATCGAATTTGATGCCTATTGCGATGACAAGATCCTTGAGGCCAAAGCCGACTTTGGCATTGGCCTCTATGGTGAAAACCGGACAATCTACAAAAGCGACGCATTTGAAACTGCCAACACTTCCGCCCGGCGCTCCATTCACCTGGGCATTGATCTGTTTACACCGGCGCTCGAACCAGTTTACGCGCCGTTGAAAGGCACGTGTGCATTCCTTTATGACGATGCTGTCGAAAATGGCTTTGGACCAACTGTGCTCCTTGAGCATAAGACCAAAACGGGAGATGTCTTCTGGACCCTATATGGTCATTTGTCCCGCCAAAGCTTCGCCAAGCTGAAGACAGGGCAGAAAATCTCCCGGGGCCAAGCCTTTGCCGAGATCGGCCGCCGTGAGGAAAACGGAAGCTGGCCGCCGCATTTGCACTTTCAGCTCGTCACTGATCACCTGGGACTGGAAGCGCGAATGCATGGCGTCGGTGTCCGCCAGCAATGGTCTGTCTGGCGCGATATCAGCCCGGATCCAAGTGTCTTTCTAGGTTTGAACGTTCCCGCAGCAACTGTGGTTGCAAGGGACAAAGACAGCCTGATCCACGAGCGTCACGCTCAGCTTGGCCGCGCCTTGAGCATTGCCTACCAAGACGATCCACTGAATATCGTCAGCGGAGACGGTTGTTATCTCATCGATGAAACCGGCAAACGCTGGCTCGATATGGTCAACAACGTCTGCCATGTCGGGCACTGCCATCCACGTGTGGTCAAGGCCGCCCAACAGCAGATCGCTGAGCTGAACACCAATTCCCGCTATCTGCATGATAATCTGGTTGAATACTCCAATCGGTTGGCCAGCCTTTTTCCGGATCCACTGAACGTTTGTTACTTCGTCAACTCCGGCAGCGAGGCCAATGACCTGGCCATCCGGATCGCCCGTGCTCATACTGGCAACCACGATCTTTTGACTGTCGATCACGCCTATCACGGCCACTTGTCCAGCCTGATTGACGTTAGTCCATATAAGTTTGCCGGCAATGGCGGCTCTGGCCGGCCCAAGCATGTTCGAGTCACTGAGTTGCCCGACCTTTACCGGGGCCGCTGGCGTTATGGCGATATGGATGCTGGAAAGAACTATGCAGCCGATGTGCACCGGCAGATCGAGGGGCTTGCCGCAGAAAACAAAAATCCGGCCCTCTTCTTCAGCGAAGGGATCCTGGGCACGGGTGGCCAGCTCACCCTGCCCGACGGTTATCTGAAGGAAGCTTATGCGCATGTTCGGGCCGCAGGCGGTCTGTGCCTAGCAGATGAGGTTCAGGTGGGCTTTGGCCGGGTCGGCTCACACATGTGGGCCTTTGAGGCACAAGATGTCGTGCCGGACATTGTCACGCTCGGAAAACCCATCGGCAACGGTCATCCGATGGCCGCGGTGATCACCACACCAGAAATCGCAGCTTCCTTTGCCAATGGCATGGAGTACTTCAACACCTTCGGCGGCAACCCCGTCTCGGCAGCAACCGGGCTTGCTGTCTTAGATGTCATCAGAGATGAGCGGCTGCAGGACAAATGTCTTGTCACCGGCAATCGGCTTATGGACGGCGCCCGCGAGCTTGCCGAAAAACACCCGCTGATCGGCGATGTCCGCGGGATGGGCCTCTTCATTGGAATTGAGCTGGTCAAAGACCGCAAGACTCTCGAACCTGCCGCAAAAGAATTGGCGAAGATCATCCAGATTTTGAAGGAAGACCACGCGATTCTTCTCTCGAGCGAAGGCCCCTTTGACAATGTCTTGAAAATCAAACCGCCCGCGCAATTTGGCACGGCAGAATGCGATCACTTCCTGAATGCCCTTGATGACACTCTGGGTAAAATCATCTGA
- a CDS encoding cupin domain-containing protein, whose protein sequence is MQPINLSEKLTKFATHWDPHVVGDYNTNDVMVVKFKGEFPFHQHENTDDFFLVLDGEMIMDIEGQEPQVVKAGELFIVPKGVVHRPRAEEEVKVLLIEPKGEPNSGDADREPAPKPRI, encoded by the coding sequence ATGCAGCCGATAAATCTTTCTGAGAAACTGACCAAATTCGCGACCCACTGGGATCCACATGTTGTTGGCGACTACAACACCAACGATGTCATGGTGGTGAAATTCAAAGGAGAATTTCCGTTTCACCAGCATGAGAACACGGATGATTTTTTCCTCGTTCTTGACGGCGAAATGATCATGGATATCGAAGGCCAAGAGCCGCAGGTGGTCAAAGCCGGTGAGCTTTTCATCGTGCCGAAAGGGGTCGTCCACCGGCCGCGCGCGGAAGAAGAGGTCAAGGTGCTGCTCATTGAGCCAAAAGGCGAACCTAATTCCGGCGATGCCGACCGCGAACCGGCGCCCAAACCAAGAATTTGA
- a CDS encoding SDR family oxidoreductase — translation MRLQGKTAIVTGGASGFGAGIVRKFAAEGAKVLIADLNVDLAEEVAAEVSGFAAKADVASNESVAELAEIAASKLGGVDILVNNAGITHLPKLMQDVTEDEFDRVMAVNCKSVYLTAKHFVPAMIDRGSGAILNVASTAGLSPRPKLNWYNASKGWMVTATKTMAVELAPNGVRVNALCPVAGETPLLKSFMGEDTPEMRAKFLSTIPIGRFSTPEDLGNAACYLCSDEAGMITGVAMEVDGGRCI, via the coding sequence ATGAGATTGCAGGGCAAAACAGCGATCGTGACAGGCGGGGCGTCTGGCTTTGGAGCGGGCATCGTGCGCAAGTTCGCAGCGGAAGGCGCCAAGGTCCTGATTGCTGATCTGAACGTGGATTTGGCCGAAGAGGTCGCGGCAGAAGTCAGTGGATTTGCGGCCAAAGCTGATGTTGCCAGCAACGAAAGCGTGGCGGAGCTGGCTGAAATCGCGGCCTCAAAACTCGGCGGCGTCGACATTCTGGTAAACAACGCCGGCATCACTCATCTGCCGAAACTGATGCAGGATGTGACGGAAGATGAGTTCGACCGGGTGATGGCCGTCAACTGCAAGTCCGTTTATCTGACCGCGAAACACTTCGTTCCGGCGATGATCGACCGAGGCTCTGGCGCAATCCTCAATGTCGCTTCGACCGCAGGGCTCAGCCCGCGCCCGAAGCTCAATTGGTACAACGCCTCCAAGGGTTGGATGGTGACCGCGACCAAGACCATGGCCGTTGAATTGGCTCCGAATGGTGTGCGCGTTAACGCGCTTTGTCCGGTCGCCGGAGAAACCCCGCTCCTGAAAAGTTTCATGGGTGAGGACACCCCAGAAATGCGGGCGAAATTCCTCTCCACCATTCCAATCGGGCGGTTCTCGACACCCGAAGACCTCGGCAATGCCGCCTGTTACCTTTGTTCCGATGAAGCCGGTATGATCACCGGCGTTGCCATGGAAGTCGACGGCGGCCGCTGCATCTAG
- a CDS encoding NAD-dependent epimerase/dehydratase family protein, whose protein sequence is MLPKKRAFITGSAGFIGFHLAELLLQDGWEVAGLDGMTDYYDVRLKERRHEILHQHGSFSSTIARLEDNDRVSDAISDFRPDVIIHLAAQAGVRYSLENPRAYVDANVVGTMNVMEAAKAANVQHLLMASTSSVYGANTQMPFEESQKTDTPLTIYAATKKANEAMGHAWAHIHQIPITMFRFFTVYGPWGRPDMALFKFTKGILEETPIDIYNHGDMFRDFTYVEDLVRGIRCLMDAIPGAGDTASEKDNLSPAAPYRVVNIGNSDKVRLLDFIEAIEAELGKKAIRNLMPMQTGDVPATWADATLLQDLTGYRPQTPFREGVAKFVQWYRDYYKV, encoded by the coding sequence ATGCTTCCCAAAAAACGCGCGTTTATCACCGGGTCCGCCGGCTTCATCGGATTTCACCTTGCCGAGCTTTTGCTGCAGGACGGCTGGGAGGTCGCCGGTCTCGACGGTATGACGGATTATTATGATGTCCGTTTGAAGGAACGCCGCCACGAGATCCTGCACCAGCATGGCTCGTTTTCGTCAACCATCGCGCGGCTGGAGGACAACGACCGCGTCTCGGACGCGATCTCTGACTTCAGGCCGGATGTGATCATCCATCTGGCTGCTCAAGCCGGCGTTCGCTACAGCCTGGAAAACCCGCGCGCCTATGTTGATGCCAATGTTGTCGGCACTATGAACGTGATGGAGGCAGCCAAGGCGGCGAACGTCCAGCACCTCTTGATGGCCTCGACCAGTTCAGTCTATGGCGCCAACACACAGATGCCGTTTGAAGAAAGCCAAAAAACCGATACACCGCTGACCATCTATGCTGCGACCAAAAAGGCGAATGAAGCGATGGGCCATGCCTGGGCGCACATCCATCAAATCCCGATCACCATGTTCCGCTTTTTCACGGTTTATGGTCCCTGGGGCCGGCCGGATATGGCGCTCTTCAAGTTCACCAAGGGTATTCTGGAAGAGACCCCGATCGATATCTACAATCATGGCGATATGTTTCGGGACTTCACCTATGTAGAAGATCTGGTGCGCGGCATCCGCTGCCTGATGGATGCGATCCCGGGAGCGGGCGACACGGCCTCGGAGAAAGACAATTTGAGCCCGGCCGCGCCCTATCGCGTCGTCAATATCGGCAATTCAGACAAGGTCCGGCTCTTGGATTTCATCGAGGCAATTGAGGCCGAGCTTGGCAAGAAGGCAATCCGTAACCTGATGCCGATGCAGACCGGTGATGTGCCGGCAACCTGGGCCGACGCAACCTTGCTTCAGGACCTGACCGGTTACCGGCCGCAAACCCCGTTCCGTGAAGGCGTTGCCAAATTCGTGCAGTGGTACCGCGACTACTACAAGGTTTAG
- the tviB gene encoding Vi polysaccharide biosynthesis UDP-N-acetylglucosamine C-6 dehydrogenase TviB yields MLRQTPDTAKIAVIGLGYVGLPLASEFGKTQSVTGFDINPERIAQLKTGTDTTLEVSEDELIAARHLTFTSDPQDLADCKTFIVTVPTPIDGYKQPDLGPLLRASETIGKVLKTGDVVIYESTVYPGATEEDCVPVLERVSGLTFNEDFFAGYSPERINPGDKNHRLPDICKVTSGSTPEVADFVDRLYASIIKAGTHKAPSVRVAEAAKVIENTQRDLNIALINELAIIFNRLDIDTKAVLEAAGTKWNFLPFRPGLVGGHCIGVDPYYLTHKAQATGYHPEIILAGRRLNDGMGSYVVSQLVKAMTRKSLPMTGARILVMGLAFKENCPDLRNTGVVSIIEELKDYNVDVDVYDPWVDGDDAASEYGIHPVSDPKPDGYDAIVVAVAHQQFKELGIEKVRAFGKEDHLIYDLKNVFSGDDVDLRL; encoded by the coding sequence ATGTTGCGCCAAACCCCGGACACCGCAAAAATTGCCGTCATCGGCCTTGGGTATGTCGGCCTGCCGCTGGCGAGCGAATTCGGCAAAACACAGTCCGTCACCGGCTTCGACATCAACCCGGAACGCATCGCTCAACTAAAGACCGGCACCGATACCACGCTGGAGGTATCTGAAGACGAGCTTATTGCTGCCCGGCACCTGACTTTTACGAGCGACCCGCAGGATCTTGCCGACTGCAAGACTTTCATCGTTACTGTGCCGACGCCGATTGACGGCTACAAACAGCCGGACCTTGGGCCTCTGCTCCGTGCCAGCGAAACGATCGGTAAGGTTCTAAAAACCGGTGATGTGGTGATTTACGAATCCACCGTTTATCCGGGCGCGACAGAAGAAGATTGTGTTCCTGTGTTGGAACGGGTTTCAGGTCTTACCTTTAACGAGGATTTTTTTGCAGGATACAGTCCCGAGCGGATCAACCCAGGCGACAAGAACCATCGCCTTCCGGATATCTGCAAGGTCACATCCGGCTCGACACCAGAGGTCGCCGATTTCGTGGATAGGCTCTACGCCTCGATCATCAAAGCCGGTACCCACAAAGCTCCATCGGTCCGCGTTGCAGAAGCGGCCAAGGTGATCGAGAACACCCAGCGGGACCTTAATATCGCGCTTATCAACGAGCTGGCGATCATCTTCAACCGGCTGGACATCGACACCAAAGCGGTGTTGGAAGCGGCTGGAACCAAATGGAATTTCCTACCCTTCCGGCCAGGTCTTGTCGGTGGCCACTGCATCGGGGTCGATCCCTATTACCTGACGCACAAGGCCCAGGCGACGGGCTATCACCCGGAAATCATTCTGGCGGGACGCCGGCTCAACGATGGCATGGGATCTTATGTGGTCTCTCAGCTGGTCAAGGCCATGACCCGTAAGAGCTTGCCGATGACCGGCGCAAGAATTCTGGTCATGGGACTGGCATTCAAAGAAAACTGCCCAGACCTCAGAAACACCGGTGTCGTCAGCATCATTGAAGAACTCAAGGATTATAATGTCGATGTAGACGTTTATGACCCGTGGGTGGATGGCGACGACGCCGCAAGCGAATACGGCATACATCCCGTGAGTGACCCCAAGCCCGATGGCTACGATGCGATCGTTGTCGCGGTCGCACACCAACAGTTCAAGGAATTGGGAATCGAAAAAGTCCGTGCCTTCGGCAAGGAAGACCACCTGATTTACGATCTGAAGAACGTTTTTTCGGGCGACGACGTAGATCTGCGGCTGTAG